Proteins encoded within one genomic window of Methanolacinia paynteri:
- a CDS encoding cache domain-containing protein produces MVKYSFMIIMLVLGVLAAFSGCTGTDGDNVSSGNDTKTQNEIDAVAEELVISINGGLEEIDSGLSNNSEVLSKTGLTGEEAKAALSENLLNFPWAISSLVITNDGIVVTAVPGNYEEIVGTDLSWQAQVQKANSEKVPVVSDVFTMAEGFTGISQSYPVFSASGEYLGYTDMTYKPETFLGRQIEPVIEGTPYDVWVAQTDGTLIYDTKSEEIGNNLFSDSIYSDASLQEVLTRIAGEESGSAEYIFSDRTWNRNVTKTAFWRTAGINGVEWRVVVTYSGDNAGEEDASSPAAAGSTDSRYENLTAFVDNAAAYAKENGKEAALKEFNDVDGSFIDGELYIFAYEMNGTVIALPYQQELLGTARTGISDSNGVEFIDGLIDAAPDGGGSIYYIYPNPEDNFQKEFKLSYVVPVDDEWFVGSGIYLPEIPAEFNISEKDELVKRVKNARDYAQANGKEKAVSDFNDLNGTFADGGKYIFAYDYEGNTLALPHQPEYIGTNRLDLLDTYGVKILGWESSVAKRGGGFVYVQYFDPDTGDARLKLCYVSPVDDEWFVGSGIYTESL; encoded by the coding sequence ATGGTGAAATATTCGTTTATGATTATAATGCTCGTTCTGGGGGTTCTGGCTGCTTTTTCCGGGTGCACAGGCACGGACGGCGATAATGTTTCGTCCGGAAACGATACGAAAACACAGAATGAAATAGACGCAGTCGCAGAAGAACTTGTTATATCGATCAACGGGGGACTTGAGGAGATAGATTCGGGACTTTCAAACAATTCGGAAGTCCTTTCAAAGACAGGCCTGACCGGGGAGGAAGCCAAGGCAGCCCTGTCTGAGAACCTCCTGAATTTTCCGTGGGCGATATCTTCGCTCGTGATAACGAATGACGGCATTGTCGTGACCGCAGTGCCCGGAAATTACGAGGAGATCGTAGGAACGGATCTGAGCTGGCAGGCGCAGGTGCAGAAGGCCAACAGCGAAAAGGTTCCGGTTGTCAGCGATGTCTTCACTATGGCCGAAGGCTTTACGGGAATTTCGCAGAGCTACCCGGTATTTTCCGCTTCCGGCGAATATCTCGGCTACACCGATATGACATACAAGCCGGAGACATTCCTCGGCAGGCAGATTGAGCCGGTCATCGAAGGAACGCCTTATGATGTGTGGGTCGCACAGACGGACGGGACTTTGATCTATGATACGAAGAGCGAAGAGATCGGCAACAATCTCTTCTCTGATTCCATATACAGCGATGCCTCCCTCCAGGAGGTGCTGACCCGTATCGCAGGGGAGGAATCCGGTTCGGCTGAATACATCTTCTCGGACAGGACATGGAACCGCAATGTAACAAAGACTGCCTTCTGGAGAACAGCAGGTATAAACGGAGTCGAATGGAGGGTCGTCGTCACTTATTCGGGCGATAACGCAGGAGAAGAAGACGCTTCTTCCCCGGCAGCGGCAGGTTCAACCGACTCCCGCTATGAGAATCTTACGGCCTTCGTCGATAATGCCGCAGCTTATGCAAAAGAAAACGGGAAAGAGGCCGCATTGAAGGAGTTCAATGATGTAGACGGTTCTTTCATAGACGGCGAACTATACATCTTTGCATACGAGATGAACGGAACGGTAATTGCACTGCCGTACCAGCAGGAACTGCTCGGCACGGCCCGCACCGGAATTTCCGATTCAAACGGCGTTGAATTCATCGACGGTCTGATCGACGCCGCTCCGGACGGCGGCGGTTCGATCTATTACATCTACCCGAATCCTGAAGACAACTTCCAGAAGGAGTTCAAGCTCTCGTATGTGGTGCCAGTAGATGACGAGTGGTTTGTTGGATCGGGGATATATCTGCCTGAAATTCCGGCAGAGTTCAATATTTCGGAGAAGGACGAGCTTGTAAAAAGGGTGAAGAACGCACGTGACTATGCACAGGCGAACGGGAAGGAAAAGGCCGTTTCCGACTTCAACGACCTGAACGGGACCTTCGCAGACGGCGGGAAATACATATTTGCATATGATTACGAGGGAAATACTCTTGCACTTCCGCACCAGCCTGAATATATCGGGACAAACAGGCTCGATCTGCTGGATACATACGGGGTGAAGATTCTCGGGTGGGAGTCGTCCGTTGCAAAACGTGGCGGAGGGTTCGTATATGTCCAGTATTTCGATCCGGATACCGGTGACGCCCGGCTGAAACTCTGTTATGTTTCACCGGTTGATGATGAGTGGTTTGTCGGCTCCGGCATTTATACCGAAAGCCTCTGA
- a CDS encoding helix-turn-helix transcriptional regulator, producing MDNRIKELRNERGVTQQELAEKVDVSSRTIISLEKGQYNPSVLLAHKLAEFFNCAIEEVFIFDKEDGIRDDADNPEQ from the coding sequence ATGGACAATCGCATTAAAGAGCTCAGGAACGAGAGAGGGGTGACACAGCAGGAGCTTGCAGAAAAAGTGGATGTCTCCTCCCGCACTATAATCTCTCTTGAAAAAGGACAATATAACCCGTCCGTCCTCCTGGCTCATAAACTGGCGGAATTTTTTAACTGCGCCATTGAAGAGGTTTTTATATTCGATAAAGAGGACGGAATCCGGGATGATGCAGATAATCCTGAACAATAA
- a CDS encoding hydrogenase maturation protease produces the protein MTEKRCLNTGKRCIRVIGCGNLLMGNDSAGLRVLDILEKSCSGLELIEGGTGGIGLLPLIEGADLVIIADAMTGICKNPGDIRIFAETPPYKPSRMSFQDIGVAEVIDIARELNPGTEIVAVGIEAGAIAEYSDKIDPGVMEGVRNAAELIMDIIEEKDN, from the coding sequence TTGACTGAAAAGAGGTGTCTTAATACAGGGAAGAGGTGCATCCGCGTAATCGGCTGCGGGAACCTGCTGATGGGTAACGATTCAGCAGGCCTTCGCGTACTGGATATCCTTGAAAAGTCCTGCTCCGGGCTGGAATTAATAGAAGGGGGAACCGGCGGCATCGGTCTTCTTCCCCTTATCGAAGGTGCAGACCTTGTGATTATTGCCGATGCAATGACCGGAATCTGCAAAAATCCAGGAGATATTCGTATATTTGCCGAAACCCCTCCCTACAAACCTTCCCGGATGTCTTTTCAGGATATCGGTGTGGCCGAGGTTATCGATATTGCCCGCGAACTTAATCCCGGGACAGAGATCGTTGCGGTCGGTATTGAGGCGGGAGCAATTGCGGAGTATTCAGATAAGATCGATCCCGGGGTCATGGAGGGCGTCAGAAATGCTGCGGAATTGATCATGGATATAATAGAAGAGAAAGATAATTGA
- a CDS encoding NADH-quinone oxidoreductase subunit B family protein has protein sequence MKIAIEELAGCSGCTIAVLDLHEMLLDVVEKAEIVYSPVIMDVKEPPEGIDIAFVTGAVRNEENRERLKMIRKRSKVLVALGTCACYGGVSGLSMLSSNAEIFNKVYRNGATVGEDGKIPSGVPPFTYRAFAVGDLAMMDYYITGCPPKENFLREIIPALIAGDSLDLSRKSVCSECDRKMGSVEGWKLKRRYEGVPDREHCLLGQGYLCLGPVTFGRCGASCPKNNVPCHGCNGPSLDILREPCRDLYNMMVRRISDLTDHKEKEIEEELYDVAHTMYPFTIGSLIMEDKENSKIRDLVKERSL, from the coding sequence ATGAAGATAGCAATAGAGGAACTTGCCGGGTGCTCCGGCTGCACGATTGCCGTTTTAGACCTGCACGAGATGCTTCTCGATGTTGTGGAAAAGGCCGAGATCGTCTATTCGCCCGTAATCATGGATGTTAAGGAGCCTCCCGAGGGAATAGATATTGCGTTTGTAACTGGTGCGGTAAGGAACGAGGAGAACCGTGAGCGCCTGAAGATGATCCGGAAGAGATCGAAGGTCCTTGTGGCTCTCGGGACATGTGCATGCTATGGCGGCGTATCGGGCCTCTCAATGCTGAGCAGCAACGCTGAGATCTTCAACAAGGTTTACCGTAATGGTGCGACGGTGGGTGAAGACGGGAAGATCCCCTCGGGTGTTCCCCCGTTTACATACAGGGCATTTGCAGTGGGGGATCTTGCAATGATGGACTATTACATCACCGGCTGCCCGCCGAAAGAGAATTTTTTGAGGGAGATTATTCCTGCCCTGATTGCAGGTGACAGCCTTGATCTTTCAAGAAAGTCGGTGTGCTCGGAATGCGACAGGAAGATGGGATCTGTTGAAGGCTGGAAGCTTAAGCGCCGTTATGAAGGTGTACCCGACAGGGAGCACTGCCTTCTCGGCCAGGGCTATCTTTGCCTCGGGCCGGTGACGTTCGGGAGATGCGGTGCCTCGTGCCCGAAGAACAACGTGCCATGCCATGGGTGCAACGGGCCTTCGCTGGATATACTGAGGGAGCCGTGCCGCGATCTCTACAATATGATGGTCAGGAGGATCTCCGATCTCACCGACCACAAAGAGAAGGAGATCGAGGAAGAGCTGTACGATGTTGCCCATACGATGTACCCGTTCACCATCGGGAGCCTGATCATGGAGGACAAGGAGAATTCCAAGATCCGCGACCTTGTAAAGGAGAGAAGCCTATGA
- a CDS encoding Ni/Fe hydrogenase subunit alpha, producing MKEITINPVTRIEGHARVKINLDDSGNVDNAHFEVVELRGFEKFMIGAAVEEAPRITPRICGICPTAHHIAAAKACDEIFGAAPPATGKKLRELLMVGQFIHSHSLHFFMLAAPDFLIGHDAPAAERSVLGLVKKAPDIAKKAIEVRKFGQRMTEAIGGKPIHPSTCIPGGVSYPLAESKRLELLEMSKKSLETAREGWNIARTILDQTDLSFGAVDTAFMGMSDNGRFSAYNGEVNVIGKDGNPVSAFSGADYLNLIEEYSEDWSYLKFSRLKGGDYYRVGPLARLNIVKEMGTPEADAALAEYRSTFGEFTQTTLAYNMARYIEFLSCCEKAVEYLSDPSICGGDVRTPVSGVSKSRGVGIVEAPRGTLIHDYSVDEEGFITDCNLIVATCQNNFGMDRGVEDVARKVVSGGSLSESAANRIEMVIRAYDPCISCATHAIGQMPVDIELVRRKPER from the coding sequence ATGAAGGAGATCACGATAAACCCCGTTACGAGGATCGAGGGCCATGCGAGGGTTAAGATAAATCTCGACGATTCCGGGAACGTTGATAACGCCCATTTCGAGGTAGTCGAACTCAGGGGATTTGAAAAGTTCATGATCGGTGCCGCAGTAGAGGAAGCGCCGAGGATAACACCGCGAATATGCGGCATCTGCCCGACGGCACACCACATTGCGGCAGCCAAAGCCTGCGACGAGATCTTCGGTGCCGCTCCACCGGCAACGGGGAAAAAGCTGCGTGAACTTCTCATGGTCGGGCAGTTCATTCATTCCCACTCGCTTCACTTCTTCATGCTTGCGGCCCCCGACTTCCTGATCGGCCATGATGCACCTGCAGCCGAGAGAAGCGTCCTGGGTCTTGTCAAAAAAGCTCCTGATATCGCGAAAAAGGCAATCGAAGTCCGGAAGTTCGGGCAGAGGATGACGGAGGCGATCGGCGGCAAGCCGATTCATCCCTCGACATGCATACCCGGCGGAGTATCGTATCCCCTTGCGGAGTCAAAGAGGCTGGAGCTTCTTGAGATGAGCAAAAAATCTCTTGAAACGGCGAGGGAGGGATGGAATATTGCCAGGACGATCCTCGACCAGACCGATCTCTCGTTCGGTGCCGTTGATACCGCTTTTATGGGTATGTCCGATAACGGCAGGTTTTCTGCATACAACGGCGAAGTGAATGTCATAGGAAAGGACGGGAACCCGGTCTCGGCTTTTTCAGGTGCCGATTATCTCAACCTGATCGAGGAATACTCTGAGGACTGGTCGTATCTCAAGTTTTCAAGGCTTAAGGGCGGTGATTACTATCGTGTCGGGCCGCTTGCGAGGCTGAATATTGTAAAAGAGATGGGCACGCCCGAGGCGGATGCGGCGCTTGCGGAGTACAGGAGCACCTTTGGCGAGTTTACGCAGACGACGCTTGCCTACAATATGGCAAGGTACATAGAATTTCTGTCATGCTGCGAGAAGGCAGTTGAATATCTCTCGGATCCGTCGATATGCGGCGGGGATGTAAGAACCCCGGTCTCCGGCGTTTCCAAATCTCGGGGCGTGGGAATTGTCGAGGCGCCACGCGGGACATTAATCCACGATTATTCGGTTGACGAGGAGGGTTTCATCACCGACTGCAACCTGATTGTCGCGACCTGCCAGAACAACTTCGGTATGGACAGGGGTGTGGAGGATGTCGCGAGAAAGGTGGTGTCCGGCGGCTCTCTCTCCGAGAGCGCCGCGAACCGCATCGAGATGGTGATAAGGGCGTATGATCCGTGCATCTCCTGCGCCACGCATGCAATTGGCCAGATGCCCGTGGATATTGAGCTTGTAAGGAGAAAACCCGAAAGATAA
- a CDS encoding 4Fe-4S dicluster domain-containing protein, producing the protein MIEIKVDEASCVGCGLCVKDCPMKVFELKEEHSVPVRPQDCMGCLSCHEICPAQALEHSGIYPAKRHYIDIRVCEMLNRVI; encoded by the coding sequence ATGATCGAAATTAAGGTTGACGAGGCATCCTGCGTCGGGTGCGGTCTTTGCGTTAAGGACTGTCCGATGAAGGTCTTCGAACTGAAAGAGGAGCATAGCGTTCCGGTGAGGCCACAGGACTGCATGGGCTGTCTTTCATGCCATGAGATATGTCCGGCACAGGCACTTGAGCACAGCGGGATATATCCTGCAAAGAGGCATTATATCGATATCCGCGTATGCGAGATGTTGAACCGGGTGATCTGA
- the feoB gene encoding ferrous iron transport protein B — MKFALIGNPNVGKSLIFNQLTGIGVEISNFPGTTIDMLSGNVCYQRERFELIDFPGIYSLEGKTEEEEQVRSYLRTNNIDALIVVLDATKLERNLYLLIQASEYKIPLIVVVNIADEAEKKGTIIDYEKLSSVIGCRVIPTVALEGKNIDLIIPAAMQDAAVIDLYVPYGKHIEAGVRSLVKLTGCSRMDAFLALQGIGEDKELLEAAGTIASEIEEDHQMSPHQIIATNRHNEAARIASEVTENRGDGSKRPSFDIDSLLTRVIPGVPILITILFVTLLAVFIIGSFLEELIVEFFDTWIIAPMYTLGLSPFWEKMVFSLLIAIEAGLGIAFPFVFTFYILVSILEDSGYMTRGAFLADRAMHRIGMHGQALIPLILGFGCNVPAIMSIRQLSKRERVIASFLITMVPCSARTVIIAGIVAVFVGIAAAFSIYLLVFLLIILTGFVLTRFTPGEQYGMILEMAPLRKPRADQTVNRAWLHMKEFLFIAMPLLLVSSVFLGMLDFFGILAEFQKIFAPFMEQVLGLPDYASTSLIFGIFRKEMAFETLAVLAGTADLGAVMAASQLYIFAVVSVLFVPCVSTIAVLYREMGLKIAAMVSFYTLCLGMVCGAILNFVFNIL; from the coding sequence ATGAAGTTTGCACTGATTGGAAACCCGAACGTGGGCAAATCTCTTATATTCAACCAGCTGACGGGAATAGGCGTTGAAATATCAAATTTTCCTGGAACAACCATCGATATGCTCTCGGGGAATGTCTGTTACCAGAGGGAGAGGTTCGAACTCATCGACTTTCCCGGAATATATTCGCTTGAAGGAAAAACCGAGGAAGAGGAGCAGGTCAGATCCTATCTCCGGACGAACAACATCGACGCACTCATAGTCGTTCTTGACGCGACCAAACTTGAGAGAAACCTGTATCTTCTCATTCAGGCTTCAGAATACAAAATTCCACTGATAGTGGTCGTAAATATTGCAGACGAAGCCGAAAAAAAGGGTACAATCATAGACTATGAAAAACTTTCATCAGTTATCGGCTGCAGGGTTATTCCTACAGTTGCACTTGAGGGAAAAAACATAGACCTCATAATTCCTGCAGCGATGCAGGATGCTGCTGTTATCGATCTCTACGTGCCCTATGGAAAGCATATAGAAGCCGGGGTCCGCAGTCTTGTAAAGCTTACCGGCTGCAGCAGAATGGATGCATTCCTGGCTCTTCAGGGAATCGGTGAGGATAAGGAGCTCCTGGAGGCTGCCGGGACCATCGCCTCCGAGATTGAGGAGGATCACCAGATGTCCCCTCACCAGATAATTGCGACGAACCGCCACAACGAGGCTGCACGGATTGCATCCGAGGTTACCGAAAACAGGGGAGACGGATCAAAAAGGCCGTCTTTCGATATCGACAGCCTTCTGACAAGAGTTATCCCCGGTGTACCCATACTTATCACAATTCTTTTCGTCACGCTTCTTGCAGTGTTTATTATCGGTTCGTTTCTGGAAGAGCTGATTGTCGAATTCTTTGATACGTGGATTATCGCTCCGATGTATACGCTGGGTCTGTCTCCGTTCTGGGAGAAGATGGTGTTCTCCCTCCTTATTGCAATAGAAGCAGGTCTCGGCATTGCATTTCCGTTTGTCTTTACCTTCTATATTCTTGTATCAATACTCGAGGATTCTGGTTATATGACACGCGGCGCCTTCCTTGCCGACAGGGCGATGCACAGGATCGGGATGCACGGTCAGGCCCTGATCCCGCTTATCCTTGGCTTCGGGTGCAATGTCCCTGCTATAATGAGTATCCGCCAGCTTTCAAAAAGAGAGAGGGTAATCGCCTCATTCCTGATAACGATGGTCCCGTGCTCAGCGAGGACCGTGATAATTGCCGGTATCGTTGCGGTTTTCGTGGGAATAGCCGCTGCATTTTCGATATACTTGCTTGTCTTCCTGCTGATAATACTGACGGGCTTCGTCCTGACACGGTTCACTCCGGGGGAGCAGTACGGGATGATACTTGAGATGGCTCCTCTGAGAAAACCCCGTGCAGACCAGACGGTCAATAGAGCGTGGCTTCACATGAAGGAGTTTTTATTCATTGCAATGCCGCTCCTGCTTGTAAGCAGCGTATTCCTCGGGATGCTCGACTTCTTTGGCATCCTGGCGGAATTCCAGAAAATCTTCGCACCTTTCATGGAGCAGGTGCTCGGTCTTCCCGATTATGCATCCACCTCGCTCATATTCGGGATTTTCAGGAAGGAGATGGCCTTCGAGACCCTTGCGGTTCTTGCCGGCACTGCCGATCTCGGGGCTGTTATGGCTGCATCCCAGCTCTATATATTTGCTGTTGTAAGCGTTCTCTTTGTCCCGTGCGTATCCACGATTGCAGTCCTGTACAGGGAGATGGGGCTTAAGATTGCGGCAATGGTTTCATTCTACACTCTCTGTCTCGGAATGGTCTGCGGTGCAATTTTGAATTTTGTATTCAATATATTGTAA
- a CDS encoding roadblock/LC7 domain-containing protein, which produces MLKQILSEFLKLDGVSAAVVAGRDGFVIESAVSGDVDIDALGAMASTGLGTSEAMGRELGKNEMNQIIIELDEGPILISPLSEDELIAIVAQKDVNVGRIRYELKKNRERIIAAL; this is translated from the coding sequence ATGCTTAAACAGATACTCAGCGAATTTCTGAAACTTGACGGTGTGTCCGCTGCCGTTGTTGCGGGAAGGGACGGTTTTGTAATTGAGAGCGCCGTCTCGGGAGACGTCGATATAGATGCTCTCGGGGCTATGGCCTCGACCGGTCTTGGTACATCGGAGGCGATGGGCAGGGAACTTGGAAAAAATGAGATGAACCAGATCATTATCGAGCTCGATGAAGGGCCGATCCTGATCTCTCCTCTCTCCGAGGACGAACTGATCGCAATTGTCGCCCAGAAGGATGTGAACGTGGGCAGGATCAGGTACGAGCTCAAGAAAAATCGCGAAAGGATCATTGCAGCCTTATGA
- the minD gene encoding cell division ATPase MinD, producing the protein MTIVFTIASGKGGTGKTTVTSNLGSMLAYYKKRTYILDADVGMANLGLVLGLEKMPVSLHEVLAGKADVHDAIYEGPFGVNVIPSGLSLEGFKDANPDRLRDVMNEIVDECDVLIIDAPAGINHDGIVPLAVADEVILVVIPDISSILDALKTKMLTEMIGGKIRGAILNRVNSEDDDMTKEQIEKMLGVNVIAMIPEDANVRRASASRAPVVLKYPSSGASKAFRKLARDIAGVKESEADKAVESKKKEKFVERLARALFPGVR; encoded by the coding sequence ATGACAATAGTATTTACTATTGCATCGGGCAAGGGAGGAACCGGGAAGACCACTGTTACGTCAAATCTCGGTTCGATGCTTGCGTATTATAAAAAAAGGACATACATCCTCGATGCTGATGTGGGTATGGCCAACCTGGGCCTCGTCCTGGGTCTTGAGAAGATGCCGGTATCGCTTCATGAGGTTCTGGCAGGAAAGGCGGATGTCCACGATGCGATTTATGAGGGGCCTTTCGGAGTAAACGTCATACCCAGCGGTCTGTCGCTCGAGGGATTTAAGGATGCAAATCCCGACAGGCTCAGGGATGTCATGAACGAGATCGTCGATGAGTGCGATGTACTGATTATCGATGCTCCGGCGGGGATAAACCATGACGGGATAGTGCCCCTCGCTGTAGCCGACGAGGTTATTCTTGTGGTAATTCCCGATATATCCTCGATTCTGGATGCCCTTAAGACCAAGATGCTTACCGAGATGATCGGGGGAAAGATCAGGGGTGCGATCCTGAACCGTGTAAATTCCGAGGATGACGATATGACAAAGGAGCAGATCGAAAAGATGCTCGGTGTGAATGTCATCGCGATGATCCCCGAGGACGCCAATGTCAGGCGTGCATCGGCATCTAGGGCTCCGGTTGTTCTTAAATATCCTTCTTCAGGTGCTTCAAAGGCCTTCCGGAAGCTGGCGAGGGATATTGCAGGTGTTAAAGAGAGTGAAGCCGATAAGGCGGTGGAATCCAAGAAGAAAGAAAAATTCGTGGAGCGCCTTGCACGCGCCCTTTTCCCGGGGGTCAGATGA
- a CDS encoding roadblock/LC7 domain-containing protein translates to MNASLPAGEHVGCMEVSLDKLFELSRDFTGCIVIEYNNSRGFVLADAGTPVAAGYAAGDLKLSGMEAYKNLLKKESLDCVLKKYTDDELDEANILVRGSFSFDISELEGREASSGDSSDEILSEKTLQNVLRQPGVKAVSLFFEGFALHSAGDADFEQVAALSEDLVRSANQITADLGMDSSTQLILETPQGKLIISPVGDLFICILAETDCQLGLIRLVIQSIKHDLGEI, encoded by the coding sequence ATGAATGCATCTCTGCCGGCCGGGGAACATGTGGGCTGCATGGAGGTTTCACTGGACAAACTCTTTGAGCTCAGCCGGGATTTTACAGGCTGCATTGTAATCGAATATAATAATTCCAGGGGGTTCGTTCTCGCCGATGCAGGTACTCCTGTTGCTGCCGGTTATGCCGCCGGGGATCTTAAACTTTCAGGCATGGAGGCATACAAAAATCTCCTGAAAAAGGAATCTCTGGACTGCGTACTGAAAAAATATACTGATGACGAACTCGACGAGGCGAATATTCTCGTCAGGGGATCTTTCAGCTTTGATATATCTGAGTTAGAGGGAAGAGAGGCTTCTTCAGGAGATTCTTCCGACGAGATTCTCTCTGAAAAGACTCTTCAAAACGTCCTTAGACAGCCGGGAGTGAAGGCGGTCTCCCTTTTCTTTGAAGGATTTGCCCTTCATTCGGCAGGAGATGCGGATTTCGAGCAGGTCGCGGCACTGTCCGAGGATCTTGTCAGGTCCGCCAACCAGATCACCGCAGATCTCGGTATGGACTCTTCAACCCAGCTCATTCTCGAAACCCCGCAGGGAAAGCTGATCATATCACCGGTGGGCGATCTCTTCATCTGCATCCTTGCAGAGACCGATTGCCAGCTCGGCCTGATAAGGCTTGTGATTCAGTCGATAAAGCACGATCTCGGGGAAATCTGA
- the nadC gene encoding carboxylating nicotinate-nucleotide diphosphorylase, translating into MHINREILTGYLSEDTERGDLTSDVVVPDIESYAEIISKDDGIICGLEEAAFLFGYAGAKAVLTASDGERVSAGRKLMEIRGKAKAILLVERTALNIIGRMSGIATKTDIIVRKARSVNPKIRIAGTRKTSPGARAIDKKAIVTGGGDPHRYDLSDAFLIKDNHLAVCPAAEAIRKAKEYSAYKKIEIEAESPADALADAKAGADIIMLDNMKPEKVSEALGLITDAGLRGRVCIEISGGIDGKNFETYASLDIDVISMGALTHSVKNFDVSLDMKPGVRNFTVKI; encoded by the coding sequence ATGCATATAAACAGGGAGATCCTCACGGGCTATCTTTCGGAAGATACGGAAAGAGGAGATCTGACATCGGATGTTGTTGTCCCGGATATTGAGTCCTACGCCGAGATCATCTCAAAGGACGACGGCATCATATGCGGACTTGAAGAGGCGGCATTCCTGTTCGGCTATGCGGGCGCCAAAGCCGTTCTTACCGCATCCGATGGCGAGAGGGTCTCTGCAGGAAGGAAACTGATGGAGATCAGGGGAAAGGCGAAGGCCATTCTTCTTGTCGAGAGGACCGCCCTGAATATAATAGGAAGGATGAGCGGAATTGCCACAAAGACCGATATTATAGTCCGGAAGGCGAGATCGGTCAACCCGAAGATCAGAATAGCCGGAACCAGAAAGACATCTCCGGGTGCAAGGGCGATAGACAAAAAGGCCATTGTTACCGGCGGGGGAGACCCGCACAGGTACGATCTCTCCGACGCATTTCTGATAAAGGACAATCACCTTGCAGTATGCCCTGCAGCAGAGGCAATAAGAAAAGCAAAGGAATATTCGGCATACAAGAAGATCGAGATCGAGGCCGAATCCCCGGCAGACGCACTTGCCGATGCAAAGGCAGGTGCAGATATTATTATGCTGGATAATATGAAGCCGGAAAAAGTATCGGAGGCATTAGGGCTCATAACCGACGCAGGACTCCGCGGTAGGGTCTGCATAGAGATTTCAGGCGGGATCGACGGAAAGAATTTCGAGACCTATGCAAGTCTCGATATCGATGTAATAAGCATGGGTGCGCTTACGCATTCGGTCAAAAACTTCGATGTCTCCCTGGATATGAAACCGGGCGTTAGGAACTTCACGGTAAAAATCTGA
- the nadA gene encoding quinolinate synthase NadA gives MGVKEDIERLKKEKKAVILAHNYQPPAIQDLADIIGDSLELAIKAKEATEDLIVLCGVQFMAETAKILNPGKKVILPVKDAGCPLADQLTPDMIKEARKKHPGAAVVVYVNSSAECKAEADVACTSANAAGVVRSLEETEVIFGPDSNLASWVQEQVPGKKIIPVPPDGHCPVHAVFEIGDTEEAKKLGYCIVCHPECEKSIRDTSDFVASTGGMMKIASEARRWAVLTEKDMTYRLSKEYPEKEFLAYEKSVCKDMKKITPGILRNSLETEEYEIVLDEEVMNRARGAIERMIAIRS, from the coding sequence ATGGGCGTAAAAGAAGATATTGAGAGACTCAAAAAGGAGAAGAAAGCTGTCATTCTGGCTCACAACTACCAGCCTCCCGCAATTCAGGATCTTGCAGATATCATAGGAGACAGCCTTGAGCTTGCAATAAAGGCAAAAGAGGCAACAGAAGATCTAATCGTCCTTTGCGGAGTTCAGTTCATGGCAGAGACGGCAAAGATTCTCAATCCCGGCAAGAAAGTGATATTGCCCGTAAAGGATGCGGGATGCCCGCTTGCCGACCAGCTTACTCCTGATATGATAAAAGAGGCGAGGAAAAAACATCCCGGGGCAGCAGTGGTCGTCTATGTAAACTCGTCTGCCGAATGCAAGGCCGAAGCGGACGTAGCATGCACCTCTGCAAACGCAGCCGGTGTTGTCAGGTCCCTGGAAGAGACGGAGGTCATATTCGGGCCTGATTCGAACCTCGCCTCGTGGGTTCAGGAGCAGGTTCCCGGGAAAAAGATAATTCCTGTTCCTCCCGACGGCCACTGCCCGGTCCATGCTGTATTTGAGATCGGGGATACGGAGGAGGCAAAAAAGCTGGGCTACTGTATTGTCTGCCATCCCGAATGCGAAAAGAGCATCCGGGACACATCCGATTTCGTAGCATCCACAGGCGGTATGATGAAGATCGCTTCCGAAGCCCGGAGATGGGCCGTCCTTACCGAGAAAGATATGACATACAGGCTTTCGAAGGAGTACCCCGAAAAGGAATTTCTCGCTTACGAAAAGTCAGTCTGCAAAGATATGAAAAAGATCACGCCCGGAATTCTCAGGAATTCCCTTGAGACAGAAGAGTACGAGATCGTACTTGACGAAGAGGTAATGAACCGTGCAAGAGGTGCGATCGAGAGGATGATAGCAATAAGGAGTTAG